The proteins below are encoded in one region of Hordeum vulgare subsp. vulgare chromosome 3H, MorexV3_pseudomolecules_assembly, whole genome shotgun sequence:
- the LOC123445291 gene encoding 2-hydroxy-palmitic acid dioxygenase MPO1-like: protein MAGGGGGGGGGGFLNLERHFAFYGAYHSNPVNVFIHALFVWPIFLTALLLLHLTAPFPRAAAVFTAVYGAFYVSLDRRSGALAAVLCLLCWGASSALAARLGFSLGWKVVLVAQLFCWTMQFVGHGVFEKRAPALVDNLVQALLMAPYFVLLEILHKFAAYEPYPGFHANVQKLIDAKRKEWADKKAKKMS, encoded by the exons atggctggcggcggcggcggcggcggcggcggcgggttcCTCAACCTGGAGCGGCACTTCGCCTTCTACGGCGCGTACCACAGCAACCCGGTCAACGTCTTCATCCACGCGCTCTTCGTCTGGCCCATCTTCCTCACCGCCCTCCTGCTCCTCCACCTCACCGCCCCGTTCCCGCGCGCCGCCGCGGTCTTCACCGCCGTCTACGGGGCCTTCTACGTCTCCCTCGACCGCCGCTCCGGCGCCCTCGCCGCCGTCCTCTGCCTCCTCTGCTGGGGCGCCAGCtccgccctcgccgcccgcctCGGCTTCTCCCTCGGATGGAAG GTGGTATTGGTAGCTCAGCTGTTCTGTTGGACTATGCAATTCGTTGGCCATGGAGTTTTTGAG AAGCGGGCACCTGCTCTAGTTGACAATCTCGTCCAGGCTTTGCTGATGGCCCCATATTTCGTGCTTCTAGAG ATTCTTCACAAGTTTGCTGCCTACGAACCGTATCCTGGCTTTCATGCCAATGTTCAGAAGCTGATTGACGCCAAGCGCAAGGAGTGGGCGGACAAGAAAGCGAAGAAGATGTCATGA